The genomic DNA GGGCTGATCGCCGACGACGCGGGGGCGGCCGCTGGCAGCACCGCCTCCGCGGGCGCAGCCTGTCCACCGGCCCCCGTTCTCCACCAGATCCGTCCGCCGGCGGTGGTCGGGGAGCGGAGGACGTGACCGCGTGGTCCGCTCGGCCGCATCCTCGGGTGTCTCCACCCCCCTCGTCGTGACCGGGGCCGATCTGCGGCGGTTGCTCGGCGAATCGGAGCGGGCGACGGCATGGGGAACCGCCGCCGGGCTTCCCGATCCGACGGCGGCGAGGCGGCACCTCGGCGAGCTGGCCGCCGTGGGGTTGCCCGACGACCTCCTCGCCGCGCTGCTCACGGCGCTGGCCGGGGAATTACCGCGGACGAGCGACCCGGAGCGGGTGCTCGTCGCGCTCGAGCGGTTCCTCGCCGCCGTCCGCAGCCCGCTGGCGGCGGCGGCCCTCTTCCAGCGCGATCCGCGGGCGCTGGCGATCCTGCTGGCGATCTTCTCCGCCAGCGCCCACCTCGCCGAAATCGTGATCGGCGACCCGGAGTCGTGGGAGGAGGTCCGGGTGGCGGGGGGCCGGCCCGTCGGCCGGGATGTGCTCGCCGCCGCGCTCGAGGGGGAGCTGGCGGCGGTCGACGATCCCGACCTGGCGATCCGTGCGCTGCGTCGATTCCGCCGCCGTGAACTGCTGCGGGTCGCCTACGGCGACATCGTCGTCGGGCAGCGACTGGAGACGGTCACGGGGCAGCTGTCGCTGGTCGCCGAGACGATCCTCGACGCCGCGCTGGCGCTCGCCCTGCGCCGGCAGGAGGCGATCCGCGGCGTTCCGCGCGGGCCCGGCGGCGAACGGGCGACGCTGGCCGTGATCGCGCTGGGCAAGCTCGGCGGCGCCGAGCTCAACTATTCCAGCGACATCGACCTGGTCCTCGTGCACTCGGCCGATGGCCGCGTCGAAGGGGCGCGGCCCGGCACCAACCAGGAGTTCTTCACGCGCGTCGCGCAAGACTTGGTGCGGCTCCTCGCCGAGTCGAGCGATGCCGGGATCGGGTACCGCGTCGATCTCGGGATGCGGCCCCATGGCAACTCCGGGCCGTTGTCACTGTCGCGCGAGACGCTGCTGCACTACGCCGACCGCCAGGGGCGGACCTGGGAGCGGCAGGCGTGGGTCCGTGCGCGGTGCGTGGCCGGCGACCGGGCGCTGGGCACGCGGCTGCTGGGGCAGCTCCAGCCGTGGATCTACAGCCGCTGGCTGACACGCGCCGAGATCGGCGAGATCCAATCGCTCAAACGCCGCATCGAGGCCCGTGCCGCCCACGAGTCGGCTGCCATCGACGACGTCAAGCACGGCCGCGGCGGGATCCGCGACATCGAGTTCACGATCCAGTTCCTCCAGCTGCTCGCCGGCGGCGACATTCCCCGTGTCCGGACCGGGAACACGCTCGAGGCGATCCGCCGGCTGGCGGAATGCGCGGTCCTCACCGACCAGGAGCGGGAGGTCCTCGAGCGCACCTACACGCTGCTGCGGACCGTCGAACACCGCCTCCAGATCCTCTACGACCGGCAGACGCACGGCCTTCCGGCCGCGCCCCGCGAGCGTGAGCGGCTCGCGATCCGGCTCGGTGAAGGGGCCGGGCCCGACGGCGCGCGGAGGCTCACCGAGAGCATCGCCGGGGCGATGACGCTCACCCGGCGGATCGTCGATCACCTCCTCGACGACGCCTTTCCCGACGACCGCGCGCCGGCCCCCGAGGTCGATCTGCTCCTCGATCCCGACCCTGCCGCCGAGACGGTGGAGCGCCTCCTCGCCGGCCACGGCTTCGCCGACGTCGCCGGCGCTTGGGCGGCGCTGAAGTCGCTCGCCGAGGAGCGCGTGCCGTTCCTCTCCAGCCCGCGCTGCCGCCATTTCCTCGCGGCCAGCGCTCCGCGCCTCCTCACGACGATCGCCGCGACGCCCGATCCCGACGCCACGCTCGCCACGCTGGTGGCGGTCGCCGATTCGCTCGGCGGCAAGGGGGTGTTGTGGGAACTGTTCAGCGTCCATCCACCGTCGCTCGACCTGACGGTGCGGCTGTGCGCCTCGAGCCCGTACCTCGCCGGTCTCCTCGTCGCCCATCCGGGGATGATCGACGAATTGCTCGACGGGCTGATGATCGACGAGCCCTCCGGGCCGGCGCCTCTCGAGGCCGAGCTCCGCGCGCTGTGCCGCGGTGCCGTCGATGCCGAGCCGATCCTCCATGCCTTCAAGGTCTCGCGCCAGTTGCAGATCGGCGTCCGCGACATCCTCGGCCGGGGCGACGTGGGGACGGTGACCACCGCGCTGGCGGCGATCCCGGAGGCGATCCTCCGCGTCGTCGTGCCGCGCGAGGAGGAGCGGCTCGGGGAGCGGCTCGGGGAGCCGCTTGTCACCGGCGGCGTACGCGAGGGACAGCGGGCCGAAGTCGTGCTGATCGGTCTGGGAAAGTTCGGCGGCGCCGAGATGAACTACGCCAGTCCGGTCGACGTCATGTTTCTCTACGACCACGATGGCCATTCGTTTCCCCAGCGCCGTGGCCGGCGCTCGACGGAGACCACGACCAACGCCCACTTCTTCGGCGAGTTGGCGCAGCGCGTGACGCGATCGTTCAACCGCTCGACCGCCCACGGCCGGCTCTACGAACTGCGCCCCGCGGGGCGCGGTGCCCCCGCGGCGCTGTCGCTCGGCGAGCTGGAACGGGCGCTCGCCCCCGACGGGCCGGCGACGCCGGCCGAGCGGCAGGCTCTGCTCAAGGCCCGGGTGGTGATCGGCGGGGAGGCGGCCGCCGTGCGGGTCCGCTCGATCATCGACACCGCCTGCTACGGTCATCCCTGGAGCGCCGCCGACGTCGCGGCGCTGCGGGGGGTGCGGCACCGTGCCGAGGAGGGGGCGGCGCCGGCCAATCTCGAGCGCGGTCCCGGAGGGCTCGTCGACATCGAGGCGGTCGTCCATCTGTTGCAGCTCGTGCACGGCGGCGCCGATCCGTCGCTGCGCACGCCGCGGACGGCCGAGGCGCTCCCGGCGCTGCACCGTGCCGGCCATCTCGACGCCGGGGAATGTTCCGTGCTGGCCGCCGCGGAACGGCGCCTCCGGCTGGTCACGGGGCGGCTGTGGTTGGTCGGTTCCACGACGCGCCACGAAATCCCGGCCGCTCCCGCCGAGCAGCGCCGGCTCGCCCACCTCCTCGGGGCCGCCGATGCGACGTCGCTGCGCGTTGAGGTGGATATCCTCACCGCGGCCGTGCGGCGCGTGTTCGAGGCGGTGTTCGCGCGGACGGAGGCGAAACTGGCCTCACGTTGACCGCACGGGCGCGCGGCGGTGCCATGCCCACCAGGTCGCGGCGGCCGGCAGCAGCAGCGCCGCGATCGCCGCCGTCTCGACCCCTCCCCAGCGACGCCCCACGGCCCCCGCCACCGACCAGGCGAGGGCCACGGCGAGATTGCCGGCGGCCGCTGCCGGGAGAAACTCCGCGAACCGCATCCCGGTGGCACCGCCGAGCAGGGCCGTCGCCTCCGCCAGCAGGGGCAGCGGTCGCGTCAGCAGCACGAGCCCGGGGCCGAGGCGCGACTGCCGGTCGACGAGGGCCGCCCGCTCGTCGTCGGGGAGCCGGGCGAGGGCGCGGGTTCCGACGAGGCGCCC from Planctomycetota bacterium includes the following:
- a CDS encoding VTT domain-containing protein — protein: MTVDRQEPDMPRTTRLLVIAVVAAVAVPALPLLLLGVRLDRAVEEWLATDPPALALAATEVAVLAADILLPVPSSVVATLAGAVLGVPLATACGWAGMTLGSVAGWALGRLVGTRALARLPDDERAALVDRQSRLGPGLVLLTRPLPLLAEATALLGGATGMRFAEFLPAAAAGNLAVALAWSVAGAVGRRWGGVETAAIAALLLPAAATWWAWHRRAPVRST
- a CDS encoding bifunctional [glutamate--ammonia ligase]-adenylyl-L-tyrosine phosphorylase/[glutamate--ammonia-ligase] adenylyltransferase — encoded protein: MVRSAASSGVSTPLVVTGADLRRLLGESERATAWGTAAGLPDPTAARRHLGELAAVGLPDDLLAALLTALAGELPRTSDPERVLVALERFLAAVRSPLAAAALFQRDPRALAILLAIFSASAHLAEIVIGDPESWEEVRVAGGRPVGRDVLAAALEGELAAVDDPDLAIRALRRFRRRELLRVAYGDIVVGQRLETVTGQLSLVAETILDAALALALRRQEAIRGVPRGPGGERATLAVIALGKLGGAELNYSSDIDLVLVHSADGRVEGARPGTNQEFFTRVAQDLVRLLAESSDAGIGYRVDLGMRPHGNSGPLSLSRETLLHYADRQGRTWERQAWVRARCVAGDRALGTRLLGQLQPWIYSRWLTRAEIGEIQSLKRRIEARAAHESAAIDDVKHGRGGIRDIEFTIQFLQLLAGGDIPRVRTGNTLEAIRRLAECAVLTDQEREVLERTYTLLRTVEHRLQILYDRQTHGLPAAPRERERLAIRLGEGAGPDGARRLTESIAGAMTLTRRIVDHLLDDAFPDDRAPAPEVDLLLDPDPAAETVERLLAGHGFADVAGAWAALKSLAEERVPFLSSPRCRHFLAASAPRLLTTIAATPDPDATLATLVAVADSLGGKGVLWELFSVHPPSLDLTVRLCASSPYLAGLLVAHPGMIDELLDGLMIDEPSGPAPLEAELRALCRGAVDAEPILHAFKVSRQLQIGVRDILGRGDVGTVTTALAAIPEAILRVVVPREEERLGERLGEPLVTGGVREGQRAEVVLIGLGKFGGAEMNYASPVDVMFLYDHDGHSFPQRRGRRSTETTTNAHFFGELAQRVTRSFNRSTAHGRLYELRPAGRGAPAALSLGELERALAPDGPATPAERQALLKARVVIGGEAAAVRVRSIIDTACYGHPWSAADVAALRGVRHRAEEGAAPANLERGPGGLVDIEAVVHLLQLVHGGADPSLRTPRTAEALPALHRAGHLDAGECSVLAAAERRLRLVTGRLWLVGSTTRHEIPAAPAEQRRLAHLLGAADATSLRVEVDILTAAVRRVFEAVFARTEAKLASR